In Rhodospirillum rubrum ATCC 11170, a genomic segment contains:
- a CDS encoding leucine-rich repeat domain-containing protein, with protein MTPFFIKREPPLKTGIEPHQSDAEQAFREAEIRIAAWRPDGALDLAIDGLERIPDSIRELAELTALRLTCWDRARGSFISARLVTDLTPLTGLENLQGLFLSYTAVTDLTPLTGIKSLQSLILSETQVTDLTPLAGLKNLQSINLSATQITDLAPLAGLENLQNLTLSYTTVTDLAPLAGLENLQHLILLGTRVIDLTPLAGLKSLQSLDLSGTRVTNIAPLVGLKSLQSLDLRRTRVTDIAPLVGLKSLKSLQSLNLSRTPVTDLAPLAGLENLQNLTLSYTTVTDLAPLAGLENLQNIDLGGTEVIDLAPLAGLENLQNIDLGGTEVIDLAPLAGLENLQNLTLSYTTVTDLAPLAGLENLQSIDCSGCRITSVPDGLFDSPALRWVICSEGALADIPAEALSQGGADNCLPHIRAHLRDLEQGAERMRDAKMLVLGNGRVGKTQVCRQLLGAPFEENADSTHAIAVRSFKRIAPDGDTFRIQLWDFGGQDIYHGTHTLFMRSRGIYLIAWTPEQEDNDTHTWNGQTFRNHTLPYWLAQVAAFGGHQRPLMVVQTQADTAHDRRPLSPAAREKAEAFETWFELDYSAKTGRRQASLMDTVADCYAVIEQPLIGVVRARVKRALEDLITAGAPRTLTLAAFRDLCTKAGGVADPALFLETLHNAGTLFHRAGFFDDDIILDQEWAIRAIYSVFERNSSTYAIIGSLGGRFTRSLLGRTLWDKDYTRAEQDLFLSMMRSCGICFENRPGDADAGLEADYIAPDLLPDRLSDCRWKGDGAEQRQDRHYSHLPSALIRGVLCAIGQQAGSQADYWRHGLWLTDNQTKSEGLITSDEPNGVLTLFTRRGNAGDLLKTLIEIVAREEDRLGLKPTRVTGAPTPRAHRPDRPDDPADPAGKLDPKRPPRQETEWFFSYARDSEKANGAPVARFCEAVRQKTGITVRRDVEELGYGDEIKAFMSQLAKGDRIFIWITDAYLTSPSCMFEIHEIWRECKKNQDAFEKRVTVVLDGVFIRHETDLKRYRDFWRGELDAVEDRFKASENPVEVAKDFTHIKKIVATTDEILIFVRDKIRYASIEDMWNREFPDG; from the coding sequence TTGACGCCTTTTTTTATCAAGCGCGAGCCGCCCTTGAAGACAGGTATCGAACCCCACCAATCAGACGCGGAGCAGGCCTTCCGCGAGGCGGAGATACGGATCGCGGCGTGGCGGCCCGACGGAGCGCTTGATCTGGCCATTGACGGCCTGGAGCGGATTCCCGATAGCATCAGGGAACTTGCGGAGCTGACCGCTCTCCGTCTCACATGCTGGGATAGGGCGCGCGGAAGTTTTATAAGCGCCCGGCTTGTCACCGACCTCACGCCCCTGACTGGCCTCGAAAACCTCCAGGGATTGTTTCTCAGCTACACTGCGGTCACCGACCTCACGCCCCTAACTGGCATCAAAAGCCTCCAGAGCCTCATTCTCAGCGAAACGCAGGTCACCGACCTCACGCCCCTGGCTGGCCTCAAGAACCTCCAGAGCATCAATCTCAGCGCAACGCAGATCACCGACCTCGCCCCCCTGGCTGGCCTCGAAAACCTCCAAAACCTCACTCTTAGCTACACTACGGTCACCGACCTCGCGCCCCTGGCTGGCCTCGAAAACCTCCAGCACCTCATTCTCCTCGGAACGCGGGTCATCGACCTCACGCCCCTAGCTGGTCTCAAAAGCCTCCAAAGCCTTGATCTCAGCGGAACCCGAGTCACCAACATCGCACCCCTGGTTGGCCTCAAAAGCCTCCAAAGCCTTGATCTCAGACGAACCCGAGTCACCGACATCGCACCCCTAGTTGGCCTCAAAAGCCTCAAAAGCCTCCAAAGCCTTAATCTCAGCCGAACCCCGGTCACCGACCTCGCCCCCCTGGCTGGCCTCGAAAACCTCCAAAACCTCACTCTCAGCTACACTACGGTCACCGACCTCGCGCCCCTGGCTGGCCTCGAAAACCTCCAAAACATCGATCTCGGCGGAACAGAAGTCATAGACCTCGCCCCCCTGGCTGGCCTCGAAAACCTCCAAAACATCGATCTCGGCGGAACAGAAGTCATAGACCTCGCCCCCCTGGCTGGCCTCGAAAACCTCCAAAACCTCACTCTCAGCTACACTACGGTCACCGACCTCGCCCCCCTGGCTGGCCTCGAAAACCTCCAGAGCATCGACTGCTCCGGCTGTCGGATCACCTCCGTCCCCGATGGGCTTTTTGACAGTCCGGCTCTGCGCTGGGTCATCTGCAGCGAGGGAGCTTTGGCAGACATCCCGGCCGAGGCTCTGTCGCAGGGCGGGGCAGACAACTGCCTCCCCCACATTCGCGCCCATCTGCGGGACCTCGAACAGGGCGCTGAACGGATGCGTGATGCGAAGATGCTGGTGCTGGGCAACGGCCGCGTGGGCAAGACCCAGGTGTGTCGCCAGTTGCTTGGCGCGCCGTTCGAGGAGAATGCCGATTCAACCCATGCCATCGCCGTGCGATCCTTCAAACGGATAGCCCCAGACGGAGACACCTTCCGCATCCAGCTTTGGGACTTCGGCGGCCAGGACATCTACCACGGCACCCACACCCTGTTCATGCGCAGCCGGGGCATCTATCTGATCGCCTGGACGCCGGAACAGGAGGACAACGACACCCACACCTGGAACGGCCAAACCTTCCGCAATCACACCCTGCCCTATTGGCTGGCCCAGGTGGCCGCCTTCGGCGGGCATCAAAGACCGCTGATGGTGGTGCAGACCCAGGCGGACACGGCACACGACCGCCGCCCCCTTTCCCCAGCGGCGCGGGAGAAAGCCGAGGCGTTCGAGACGTGGTTTGAGCTTGATTACAGCGCCAAAACCGGCCGCCGCCAAGCGAGCTTGATGGATACCGTCGCCGACTGCTATGCGGTGATCGAACAGCCGCTGATCGGCGTGGTCCGGGCCAGGGTGAAGCGCGCCCTGGAGGATCTGATCACCGCCGGTGCCCCGCGCACCCTGACGCTGGCGGCCTTCCGCGACCTCTGCACCAAGGCGGGTGGCGTCGCCGATCCCGCCCTATTCCTTGAAACGCTGCACAACGCCGGCACCCTATTCCACCGGGCCGGATTTTTCGACGATGACATCATCCTGGATCAAGAATGGGCGATCCGGGCCATCTACAGCGTGTTCGAGCGCAACAGCAGCACCTACGCCATCATCGGATCCTTGGGCGGTCGCTTCACCAGATCCCTGTTGGGGCGGACCCTGTGGGATAAAGATTACACCCGGGCAGAGCAAGATTTGTTCCTGTCGATGATGCGATCCTGCGGCATCTGTTTCGAAAACCGCCCCGGTGACGCTGACGCGGGCTTGGAAGCCGACTACATCGCCCCGGACCTGTTGCCAGATCGGCTGAGCGATTGCCGTTGGAAAGGGGATGGTGCCGAGCAGAGACAGGATCGCCACTACTCCCACCTGCCAAGCGCCTTGATCCGCGGCGTCCTCTGCGCCATCGGTCAGCAAGCGGGATCCCAGGCGGATTACTGGCGGCACGGCCTCTGGCTCACCGATAACCAAACGAAAAGCGAGGGGCTGATCACCAGCGACGAACCCAATGGCGTCCTGACCTTGTTCACCCGCCGAGGCAACGCCGGCGACCTGCTGAAAACCCTGATCGAGATCGTCGCCCGCGAGGAAGACCGCCTGGGCCTGAAGCCGACGCGGGTAACCGGCGCCCCCACCCCACGCGCCCATCGACCCGACAGGCCAGACGACCCTGCGGACCCGGCCGGAAAACTCGACCCAAAACGACCGCCGCGCCAGGAAACAGAGTGGTTCTTTTCCTACGCCAGGGACTCCGAGAAAGCCAACGGCGCCCCCGTGGCCCGATTCTGCGAAGCGGTGAGGCAAAAAACCGGGATCACCGTGCGCCGCGATGTCGAGGAACTGGGTTACGGTGATGAGATCAAGGCTTTCATGAGCCAACTCGCCAAGGGCGACCGCATATTTATTTGGATCACCGACGCCTATCTGACGTCACCCTCCTGCATGTTCGAGATTCATGAAATATGGAGAGAGTGCAAGAAGAACCAGGACGCCTTCGAGAAGCGGGTAACGGTGGTTCTTGATGGTGTTTTCATTCGCCATGAAACGGACCTGAAGCGATACAGGGATTTCTGGCGCGGAGAGCTGGATGCGGTCGAGGACCGATTCAAAGCATCTGAAAACCCTGTTGAGGTGGCAAAAGATTTCACGCACATCAAGAAAATCGTGGCCACCACCGACGAAATCCTGATTTTCGTCCGAGACAAGATCCGCTACGCGAGTATTGAAGACATGTGGAACAGGGAGTTTCCCGATGGCTGA
- a CDS encoding TonB-dependent receptor — protein MLLTMAPPTMAEEATADNAEPSAGVITLDLLTVTANKRRQTEFDVAGAVSVATGDDLERDGITQTDRLDAVFPELQSMGRSSRVYNNFTLRGLSSADFYGPAVGLNVDGVPQLPHTYAQSLRNAERVELVKGPQGAVYGRGALGGVINVETALPGEEPEAWTDLQVFGGGHRASAGASSGQWRGWAIQGMANDAVAGGSLDDPLRGLKNVDESRDTGGRVSLHYLPSEVPLQARLKLGTQRYRSEEEYYVPLDTLSRKRVNPVVETPKLNRRIDDVSLDATYDLTDKWSITGLVSYQRMDLDRTFGTYGIDTKEFQDSLYGELRAAYESESTSLLFGYNGQKQHYKYEDLDYGSGVGDMGGPMSDNTMVTHAVFTDGTYRFLPHWELSAGARVAWEKAESLMTIPGAPGSNVDHKNDATFWAVTPHAALAYLLTDEHRLWAGVGRGYKPGGFNKAGTSSLDTAAYDSETALSVEGGWKYRSTTGTRRAEVTLYDIESQNVQGYSGPAGLETLGNMGDARSLGIEVNTAFVVFEDHEISLGGMANRSSFTDGPYKGNTVPYAPAYSFRASWTSYLGNRGQWQPSATVRHVGEHYFDTDNTLRQGSYTVLDASLNYETDFGVTVGVYGNNLTDTLYQVYANRSVGAQLGAPREVGLHLTARF, from the coding sequence ATGCTGCTGACCATGGCCCCGCCGACGATGGCTGAGGAGGCGACGGCAGACAATGCCGAGCCCTCGGCGGGCGTCATCACGCTTGATCTATTGACCGTAACCGCAAACAAACGCCGCCAAACCGAATTCGACGTTGCCGGCGCCGTCAGTGTCGCAACGGGGGATGACCTGGAACGGGACGGGATCACCCAAACCGATCGTCTGGACGCGGTGTTCCCGGAGTTGCAGTCCATGGGGCGCAGCTCGCGTGTTTACAACAATTTCACCCTGCGCGGCCTTTCGTCGGCCGACTTCTACGGACCGGCCGTCGGGCTCAATGTGGACGGCGTTCCCCAATTGCCCCATACCTACGCCCAAAGCCTGCGAAACGCCGAGCGTGTCGAACTGGTGAAAGGGCCGCAAGGGGCCGTCTACGGACGGGGAGCCCTGGGCGGGGTCATCAACGTGGAAACCGCCCTTCCCGGAGAGGAGCCGGAGGCCTGGACCGACCTCCAGGTCTTCGGCGGCGGCCACCGGGCTTCCGCCGGCGCCAGCAGCGGCCAATGGCGGGGATGGGCCATCCAGGGCATGGCCAACGACGCCGTGGCGGGCGGATCCTTGGACGACCCGTTACGCGGGCTCAAAAACGTCGACGAAAGCCGCGACACCGGCGGCCGGGTATCGTTACACTACCTGCCGTCGGAAGTGCCCTTGCAGGCGCGCCTGAAGCTTGGGACCCAGCGCTACCGCTCTGAAGAAGAGTATTACGTGCCGCTCGACACTCTGTCGCGAAAGCGTGTCAACCCCGTCGTCGAGACGCCGAAGCTGAACCGCCGCATCGACGACGTCAGCCTGGACGCCACCTACGACCTCACGGACAAATGGTCGATCACCGGCCTTGTCTCCTATCAGCGCATGGATCTGGACCGCACCTTCGGTACCTATGGCATCGACACCAAGGAATTCCAAGACAGCCTATACGGCGAATTGCGAGCGGCCTACGAAAGCGAGAGCACATCCCTTCTGTTCGGCTACAACGGCCAAAAGCAACACTATAAATATGAGGACCTGGATTATGGTAGCGGCGTCGGCGACATGGGCGGCCCCATGTCGGACAACACCATGGTCACGCATGCGGTGTTCACCGACGGAACCTATCGGTTCTTGCCCCATTGGGAACTGAGTGCGGGCGCCCGTGTCGCCTGGGAGAAGGCGGAGTCCCTCATGACCATCCCCGGCGCGCCCGGATCAAACGTCGATCATAAAAACGACGCCACGTTCTGGGCCGTCACCCCCCATGCCGCCCTTGCCTATCTTCTCACCGACGAACACCGGTTGTGGGCCGGCGTGGGACGCGGATATAAGCCGGGCGGCTTCAACAAGGCCGGGACCAGTTCCCTGGATACGGCGGCCTATGATTCCGAGACCGCCCTCAGTGTCGAGGGGGGATGGAAGTATCGATCCACCACTGGCACGCGGCGGGCCGAGGTTACGCTTTACGACATCGAAAGCCAGAACGTTCAGGGGTATTCGGGTCCGGCCGGACTGGAAACCCTGGGCAATATGGGCGATGCCCGCAGCCTGGGGATTGAGGTCAACACCGCCTTCGTCGTGTTCGAGGATCACGAGATTTCGCTGGGGGGCATGGCGAACCGCAGCTCTTTCACCGACGGTCCCTATAAGGGCAACACGGTCCCCTATGCCCCCGCTTACAGCTTTCGGGCGTCCTGGACCAGTTATCTCGGCAACCGGGGCCAGTGGCAGCCCAGCGCAACCGTTCGCCATGTCGGCGAACATTACTTCGACACAGACAACACGCTTCGCCAAGGCTCCTACACGGTGCTGGATGCCTCGCTGAATTACGAAACCGATTTCGGCGTGACGGTCGGTGTCTACGGCAATAACCTGACCGATACGCTCTACCAAGTATACGCCAACCGCTCTGTTGGGGCTCAGTTGGGCGCTCCGCGGGAAGTCGGTCTCCATCTGACCGCACGATTCTGA
- a CDS encoding helix-turn-helix transcriptional regulator gives MRDLAAPHLGIDTPRPILVGRDDRRAPSPAVARGVPPLPGGADPLAGREDITIRVWTGPSETEWQLKGEIPPLVCIGVLLDGKLEILPQNGPPLTLRAGTTVLHAVARPVAGQDTLPRTGAFRLVDVRYGADAFLPILHALAIAAPPPIRGGGAAAAWDGAIVRQGPTSTAARRVATEILASDGFDDPIRTVYLRAKALELLAVVLRDMASGVAESLPLRDRKRVVLALHLLEECYGETWTTARLACRVGLSEKKLQAGFRQVVGASVHTHLRAMRMAAAMAMLGRGMSVTETAYAIGFSSLSHFSKAFKDHSGMSPQIWAKQHADA, from the coding sequence ATGAGGGATCTGGCCGCGCCGCACCTTGGTATCGACACCCCGCGCCCGATCCTCGTTGGGCGGGACGATCGGCGGGCGCCTAGCCCCGCTGTCGCTAGGGGTGTCCCGCCGCTTCCCGGCGGAGCGGACCCGCTGGCAGGGCGCGAAGACATCACAATCCGGGTTTGGACCGGCCCGTCGGAGACGGAGTGGCAGCTGAAGGGCGAAATCCCGCCCCTGGTCTGCATTGGCGTGCTGTTGGACGGGAAGCTGGAAATCCTGCCCCAGAACGGCCCGCCCCTGACTCTGCGCGCGGGCACCACGGTGCTGCACGCGGTCGCCCGCCCCGTGGCCGGACAGGACACCCTACCCCGCACGGGCGCTTTCCGGCTGGTTGACGTGCGGTACGGCGCCGATGCTTTTCTGCCGATCCTCCATGCGCTGGCGATCGCCGCACCGCCGCCGATCAGGGGGGGCGGGGCGGCGGCCGCCTGGGATGGTGCGATTGTGCGGCAGGGCCCGACCTCGACGGCGGCCCGGCGGGTCGCTACCGAAATTCTGGCGAGCGACGGGTTCGACGATCCGATCCGCACGGTGTATCTGCGGGCGAAGGCCCTGGAGCTGCTTGCGGTCGTCTTACGGGACATGGCGTCCGGGGTGGCGGAAAGCCTGCCGCTTCGTGATCGGAAACGGGTTGTTTTGGCCTTGCATCTGCTTGAGGAGTGCTACGGGGAGACGTGGACCACCGCCCGGCTGGCCTGCCGCGTCGGCCTGAGCGAGAAAAAGCTTCAGGCCGGATTCCGCCAAGTCGTCGGCGCCTCCGTTCATACGCACCTGCGGGCGATGCGGATGGCGGCCGCCATGGCCATGCTGGGTCGAGGCATGAGCGTGACGGAAACGGCCTATGCCATCGGGTTTTCCAGCCTTAGCCACTTCAGCAAGGCCTTCAAGGACCACAGCGGGATGTCCCCGCAGATCTGGGCAAAACAGCACGCCGACGCGTGA